In Mesotoga infera, the genomic window TGGTAATTGCAGGATCGGGTTCCCTGTTTCTTGGTATAACCGGAATAGTTCTTCCATTGCTGCCAACAACTCCTTTTCTGTTGTTGGCGGCATTTTGCTACCTGAGAAGCTCAGAGACGCTGTACCGATGGTTGATCGGCCATAAGCTATTCGGTGCGTATATCTACAGTTATCTACATTTCCGAGCAGTAAGGAGGAGAGCAAGAAATCTTGCACTTGCTTTGCTGTGGTCCACTCTTACCTTGACAATGATACTGATATCGA contains:
- a CDS encoding DUF454 domain-containing protein, which produces MRLKQVLLVIAGSGSLFLGITGIVLPLLPTTPFLLLAAFCYLRSSETLYRWLIGHKLFGAYIYSYLHFRAVRRRARNLALALLWSTLTLTMILISNAAVTAILVGVGTAVSIHLLKLKTLTSEMLEEVRKGLKNSDRINKDTTSNSCNTQSRSQ